The Vigna radiata var. radiata cultivar VC1973A chromosome 6, Vradiata_ver6, whole genome shotgun sequence DNA segment AAATGTATTTCAACCTAAATGAGAATATTACCTTGGAATCCAGAATTTTGATAACTTTGATTCGTTTACaagtttgttttttatctttggGCATATTGTGAAATTCATACTTGCCACCTTCTTTCTGTTGGTTGCCCATCGTTTCATCAAATAAACTCTTATTTCCTCCAGCATGTTGATAATCGGTTGTTCTCTAGCATGCAGAAGAACACTATTGAAAGCTTCAGTGATGTTGTTATCTAGGCTATCACACATTGCTTGACCTGTGAAGCATGATCTTTACCAAAACCTGTTACACAAAAACTTCCAAAATTTAATACCATTCATCAGTGACAGACATGTGCATGTAAACAGAAATGGGTTACCTTGGGGGATATGTGGCTACTATGTATTTGTATGCTTCGACATTCACTTCTTTAATTTTGAGCATTTCTCTTTCCCAAGCCTGAGGATATGTGCTTGTTGCAGCCCTCAACAtcaaattctttaatatttgacCACTAAATCTTTTCCTGAAGTTTGAATACAAGTGCCTCAGGCAGAATCTTTGTTCTGCCCTAGGCAGAAGGTCCTGCATAGCTTGTACTAACCCCTGCCCACAAagtatattattataacatacaCACTAACAAACCATAAAGTTAGTTGGTCAGACATTTACCTTTTGTTGGTCAGACATCCACGTGCATCTCCCACAGACTTCATCTCCCTCTAGGTCTTCAATTAGTATCTGCAAAAACCAGGTCCAAGTctctttgttttccacttctACAACTGCATAGGCTAGTGGTAGCATTTGCTCGTTTGGGTCTCTAGCAATAGCAGTAAGCACCTCTCCCTTATACTGACCTTTCATAAAACACCCATCTAAACATACAATGGGCCTAAAGCTCCTAAAACTGTCTTTACAAGCTTTAAGACACACATATATTCTTTGGAAGATTGGTTCACCATTGTTACCGTCAACTTTAATCTTCACTGTTGACCCTGGGTTACACCTCATGTCCATAGTCATAGATCCTTCTAAATTGTTCTTTGTAATCTATTTCCAGTTGTTGGGTTGCAATCAACTTTGCCCTCCTTGCCTTGGAAATTGAAACATTTGTATTCCATTTCCTTAAAGCTTTACTACGTATGTCTTTCACTTTGAGACTAGGATTGTCTATTAAAGACTTATCAATCTCCTGACTCAACCACTTAGCATTCACCATTTTAATGTTAAGTTGCCTACTACACGTATGGGTGTCAATAATCTTCCTCAATTGCCAAATTTTACGTGATGGCAAATACCCACAATAAGTCACCCATGGGCACTTTCCTTGGCCACCCAAGCATCTTACCCTCACCCTACGTTTatcatttttcacaaatttaagAGACCTCCCAACATGCACAGAATAGCTTCGTATGGCATCCTTAAAGTCTTCCTTATCTGTAAATATTGTGCCCACTTGCCTCCTATAATCTGCCATTGATTTCTGTTTTACATACTTTGAAAAGGGGCCACTTGGCACTCTATCCTCGATGTCATCCTCATCACTTCCACTATTTTGTGGCGTTAAAAGCACATCAGACTCCCATTCACCATCTGACAATCCCCTTCCAATTGGTTGTGCTTCATCATCACTGTGTTCAACCACGTACTCATCACCACTCAAATCCTCTATTCTTGGTTCATCCTCACTGTCgtcttccacttcttcttcatcagtctcaACTGCTTCTTCTTCAATCtgaacttcttcttcttcatcagtatGACCTCCTACTTTTTCAATCTGAACTTCTTCTTCTGCACTGTGAACTTGTTCTTGACTTTGAACATCAACTCCAACATCACTGTCATGTACCACTTCTTCATTTACAACCTCAACTTGACCCTCAACACAGTCATTCTCAACTAGCActtcttctttctcaacctCATATCGACCTTCACACTCATTCTCAACCTGAAATGGAGCCTCAACACCAACACCCTCAATATGAACCTCAGCTCCACCCTCCACTGCTCCTTCCATATGAACATCACTGTCAACTGCCACTTCTTTCTCAACATCATCTCGACCTTCACACTCATTCTCAACCTCAACTCCACCCTCATTATCAACATCCAATCCATCCTCAATAGCCTTATGTTGTTGCACTTCCTCGTCCCCAACCCCACTACCCTCACCACTGTGTGCTGGTCCTTCACATAAGTACAACACATCATTCACATCGTTTTCTACTACCTTTGGATTGGCCACCCCATGAACAACAAACAGGTTAACTTTTCCTAAATAATGAGCCACCTTCAGCATGGTCATAGCTTCTTTATCATCATACAACTTGTGTAATACATGTTGAACACTGTAATATAACTCTGATACTTGCATGTAACCCATGTGCTTAAGTGAACCCACTATTCCAAAATAACACCATTTGTCGGGGTCAACCTCCCAATATGTTATCTCCCCACCTATATACTTAAGTGGCACGTCTTTTATCAAGGTCCCACCGTGGTGGACCACTACCTGAAACCTCTCAACAGACATCCCAACCCTAACCCTGCAAATGCAAAAGGGGACCACTACATTAACTTAAAGAACGACCTATGGGACCACTATCAACCCCAATAACGCGACAACTGGTCCCATATAACAAAACCCAATTTCACCCTATACGTAAACCCCCCACAACGCGacaacattcaaaaacaaatatttcatgGAATTCACAAAATTGACAGAACATAACATAAAGACTTACCTCAGTGACGCTTTCCAATTCGCAATGCAAGGACAACATCTCCAATTTGAACTTAAATCTTCATCACAAAGGGATAATCCGAAATCGCGAATTGAAATGGAACCCTAACCCAGAAAGTGATAACCCTCTTTTTAACCCCTCTTCACCACAAAGGGATAATTCTGAACTTTTTTAacccctctttttttttttagttttctaattTACAGGTAAACAAGTATCACACTGCCACATTGCTAAGGTTTATCCAGGGGGCACCAACACCATTAAAAAACTGACGCCATAAGGCAAAGGGACTCAATTGAACGAATTTTTCAAAAGGTGAGATCTATTGATaagggaaaaaaaaaggtaggaccacattgaacacAATCCCCCAAACATGGGACCAAAAGTGGTATTAAGCCTAACTAAAATATACATCAACTAAAACCACctaatatttttgaatatacaaataaatttagtgacgtatataaaattatctattatcatgtttatttattataagaaatattaaCCTATCTTTAAACAATCCAAAAACACCTTATGATAATAATGAACATCAATTAATCTATAAATCAAGTATTCATGATTTAACATTAACactatacaaaattaaaataaaatcttcagtattttaaaattaaataactttgaaattttgatCACTACTTACTAACAAAATTTATCCTAATTGATCTCAAATAAATAGTTCTTTAATTGCTATATTCATACATAGCATTAAGGATACACTATTTacctaataaaattaaaacattaatttttacgTAAAAGAGGAATTGCTTTTCCAATTGCATTTTATCCACGCATCAACAGTGAAAAGGCTTTTCATTCAATTCCAAGCACATGTTCGTCACGTAACATGACTTTTCACTTTTCCAATTATGCCATTAATTTGCAACCCACGTCAATTCAAGCTTTTTATTCAGTGAAATTGCCTTCCAATTTTCAATTCAAGAATTTAAACTTCAAATGTGATGCATTTAACTTTCACCTATCGTAAATTggatattttcaatattatattatcaatacattcaatattttcaattcaCGGAAAATCGGATACACGTAACAGGAAAATGATTGGTCCTTCAAAGCATTTAGTTTTGGATTCCCGTCACacttacaaatattttccaATTCAAGCAAGTATACGCATTCTCAACGCAGCGAAATTCACATGATtgcattattttttgtaatcGAAGACAAAGAAAATTCAAGAAAGCTCGTCAAAAGAACATCAAtaaccataaaaataaaaacaatgataaaaccATAACATTCAAAATGTGACTAAGCAGATCAATTACATTGCTGATATTACCAATTTACAGGTAAAGCTGATGGAAAGATAACACGCACTAGGCTAGTGGTCAAACCATGCCAGCCTATTACCCCCCTCAAGGAAACAACAACGACTTCACACAACACAGGAGATGTCTTATCAACACAGACATGGGAATATAGATTGTGTCGTACGAGGTTCTCCATAGGTTGGTGTCCAGATATCAAGCATAGAGTCAAATTTATTACATCATCACTGTTAGCTTCTCTCCCTTTTTTCTGTCTCTGGGGACACCACCACAGGTTGCCCTCTCCATTCCCTTGTTTAAAGTGTACTAAGGGGTTATCAAATTTCCAAAAATATCTATCATAAATTTTAGGTTCCTTCTATACCATTTTCCATTAAAATTTTACTGAGATCCACCAAGAATAATGAACAAAATTAATGTCTGAAACAAAAgcctgtttttttttctctttccttcctCCGTCACGGCTTGCAAGTTAGAAGATGACACCACAACATAAGAATTAGTCCAAGTCACTGTTCTCTTTGATAATTAGACaggaaaacaaacaagaaagcCTCGTAGTAAGTCAGCTACCACTACATAATTTTACAACGAGATTACATCAACACAGAATCTAACATCACACCCACCACTTACACAGAGTAGGAACACTAATTTAGCCACCCAAATGAAGAAATAATTCTATAAGTCAACACTCACTTCTCTCAACTGAGGCTTTACCTTAGGAGGCCTACCCCTAGGCCTTCCGCtggagacggtggccggcgCCACCGTCGCCGCTGGTGAGCGAGGAATTTTCCTTGGTCTACCCCTTGGCCTGCCACTTCCAGGGGTGGGCTTAGGCTTTGGGGACTTTGGAGGAGCATTCGGGTCCTTTGGGGGACGACCCCTTGGCCGTGGAGGAGACACAACGGTGCCTGGTGACACAGGGGCCTTTGGCTTTGGTGGCCTTCCACGGCCCCTCTTAGGTGGGGCACTTGGGTCAGCCTTTAGGTAGTTGTTCTTACTGAACACAAGTTCTCCACTATCTTTCATCTTGTTCAGTTGATTCCCCAAAACAGTTGAGTCTGGCAACTCACCATAGGTCGATTCTATGTACTTCGATATTGCTGATTTGCTGGATCCACTTGGTTCATTCAGAGCTTCAAGCGCTTTCAGTATCAGCTACATCAACACCACCCAAAGTTAACAAAATACAATTGTCATAAACACCAAGTCTCTATCTGTAAATCATAGCTCGTGTCGTGACTTTGCAATAATAcaaaccaaataaattaaaacccTTTTTTTTCCTGATTTGTTAAGTTCCTCAAACacttaatttcttttccaaaaGTGCTAAAAAAGGAGCAGGGTAGACAAAACAAGAAACCCAAGTCGGTTAAAATGTTATAGATCAGTTAGATCAGTGAGAAATATAGCAGGTTTGGTAGGAAATTTGTTCGAAAATTTCATTTAGGTaagaaaaaactgaaaaatagaatttgaattttggtGTAAAATTACCTCGGGGTATGGAGGAAGTGACTGAGGCTTATTAACCTCTTCAGTGGCCATTGATGGTGCAGGTTGTGAAGATGTTGAAAAGCTTGCACAGTACCCTCAACGAACCCCACCAAAAATCTGCAAACTTTAACAGAGGATgggtaaaaaaatttaaggaaaGTGAAGAGTATGATATGGATGACTCTTTCAAAGATCTGAGAATTGAATTTAAAggaagataaataaattaaaaattggaaagaaatttaattataaagataaaggaaaaaatTTCATGCCTCTTTTACAACTCCCTTTGTTCATCTTTTTTAGAAAATGGACGGTTAGGAATAACGAAAAAGAGGATTATCTGACGGCTGATGATATATTATGCGGAAGATCACTCGGATCGATGACGTGGCAGGAATGTGCTAGTTCGCAGAAACATTTGAAGGTAGCCCGTTGTCTTTTGCTTCCTTCTTGTTACCCATTAGGTTTTCTGACGGAGACCATCCCAACTTTTaactctttttcatttttttatttaaattttaggagAGTTGAGAATTGAAAGTCTACCAGAATTTTTTTGTCTGTTTacagtatttatattttaaatttaatattttgcatCCGTtgtggaatatatatatatatatataaattttcactaacgtattgattaaaaatgtttaatagaGTTAACTCTGTaggttttattatataaaaatctataatttttagaaaaaacataTCATtctatcatttaaattttagatttttaaaaatttattaacctTTAGGtgttagaatttatttatttcttaatattatttttttatataaaaaatattttatttagatctCACTATTTAGTAAATCTTTTTTACAAACTTAAATACTATTTAACTTCagttatataaaaagtttaataataacatagcaaatattaaaaacagtcttctcattaaaataaatattcaatattaaaaatgttaatactgctttcaatattatattaaagacACTCAATACaatatattagaataaattattaataataaataaatatattaaaatatacatcaATTTGTCGAAgaggtaaaaaaatatattaaatctaaGTTTGAGATAAAAGGGAGATTGAGACTGGTTTTGAtgttgttaattaaaatttaaaggatatgttttaaataaaaccaATTAGTTGGAATTAGTCTCAAGGACACATTTTGAGTGAAGAAtcagtttatgtttttttgttgattttgatgtataaaagataatttataagAAAGTAATGTGGAAGTCGAAGTTTGAATTGATGAAGAATATGTAGATAGACCATCTGAGTCTTCCACCCAAAAGCCAAAGGAGACACTTGATGATGGAAATGTTCAAGGCAACATATAAGGCAAAGGATTGTCTAACAATGATTGGGAATCTaaaattttggatgatgatgaagatagAATCAATTATGGACACTTAGGAATATTTTCAATGCtcaaaactatggatgaatatACATGGGGAGTTAGAACATACTTCACATAAAAGGAAGAATCTATTGAAGCAATAAGAATGTATGGTGTGTAGaatgagaaaattttaaaatttcttaagaatGATAATCGAAGAGTGAAGGTGAATGCTTGAGAAAAAAGACAAAAGCTAGTGGTATGCTTATTGTAATTATGTGGTTGCACAAAATACTAGGCGATTAAGAAAAAATGTGAATAAGCATAACTGTAGTAGAAAATTTAAcgttcatttaataaatataaagaatttaagtgaagataataaaagaaaagcaaaatatCAAGCTAACAAACATCCGTAACAAAATTTGTAGGAAATGGAACATTTTTGTCATTAGGTTTATGGCTTTTAGGACAAAAACAATGACATTCATCCATGTTGATGGGTCATTCCAACAATGGTACAAAAGAATATAGGACTATGCAAATGAGTTGTTGAGATCAAATCTTCGTTTTATTGTCAaagtaaaagttgaaaaaaaaataaaggtaacCCAATATTCATGAGATGGTATGTATTTTTGAAGGCATGCAAAGAGAGATTTATGTCATGTCAAACTATAACTGGTTTagatagttgttttttaaaaggaaagTATTGAGGCAAATTGTTTACAACAATTGGAAGAAATGGTGATGATTAGATGTTGCCTTTAGCATATGCTTTTGTTGAAGTTGAAAACAAGGAAACATGAACTTGGGTCTTGGAGTGGTTGATTGAATATATTGGTGGAACTACATTGTGTTCAACATGTAATTGTATAttagaccaacaaaaggtatgacctataatttatttattttttcttataccTTTCATGTGTGTATTGTTATATGTTAAACTTGATGTTGTGATTATTTTCCTGCCCATACATGGTCTATTGTTAGCGATACAATAACTTGTACTTTAGGTAGTTCAAAGATTTTGTGTTACATGTAcgcaaattttaagaaaaaaaaaatcggaaAAATTCTAAAGGGTCTGATGTGAAAGGTAGCAACAACCACACACCCATAAGCATGGgagagaaatgaaaaacattaaagatGCAAATGTTGATGCCTTCAAACACATGATAGTTGTTCCCCCAATGCATGTGTTCACAACTCAACACCTTGCTCAATAAGTAATATTTGAATGCCTATTTGTAATATTTCATTGTAATTTGAAATAGATATTGGTCAAGATCAAGATTTACACCAACAACTATGTGTGACAGACTGGTTAATAACATATGCAAGACTTTTAGCAATGCAATTGTTAGTGCAAGGACTAAGTCTATAATAAACCATGATCGATGACATTCGACTTTACATGATGAAAAGATgaggaaaaatagaaagaagatAAATTCATACGAAGGTTCTATCTACCCCAAAATTAAGAGTGAACTGCAAAAGGAATCATAAAAAGCAAAATATTGAACATCATGGTAGTAATTGCATAtgatattgatttatttttgtggCTATCATAGTTATGTCATATCAAGTAATTGTATATAATTAggattgttttttatttattgattgtgGGTTTTGTTTCATATGATAGCTAGGTAAGACACAAATTGTTTGAGGTCAGACACACCTTAATAATTAAGGAGAATTTTGTGGTGAACATGGACAACAGGGAATGCAACTGCAGAAAATGAAGTATAACAGGAATTTCATGCTATCATTCACTAGGTGTTATGAATTTTTTGAATATGAATGAAGAAGACTTCATCCCTCACTAGTTTAGGAGATTAACGTATGAAAAAACATACATTTCAATGATATACCCATATATTTCAATGATATACCCTATGAACAATCAACATGTGTGGGAAATTACTTCTTACCTTGATGTTTTGCCTCCAACTAGCACAATATTGCCTAAAAGAccgagaaagaaaagaagattatAGCCTTGGGAGTTAATGACAAGACATAGCAAACTTCAACAACCAAGAAATGGAGAGGGTCGTATTTCAACAACCAACAATTGGGAAGGAGAAGGCATAGGATGTAGATACCACACCATTCAATAGGGCAAACAACATATTCTTCCTGAAAAGGCCAAAGTTGACAAGTAAGTTGTTACATTTGctcatcaaatttaaaaactttgacATGTATATGTTACACTTTGCCACATCACAACTCTCTTAATGGAAAGATCTTGATTAAATCATTTTAGTAGTATTTGAAactcaattgaaacaaaaatataagcaACGAGCTACtagaaaattttcaatcaaaactTGGGACCAAAGGAGTAATTAGGCCTTGTTACAAATAACCACAACTTAAACTAATTTGTCTAAAAAATAGTAATGTGACACATAATTGACAACTTACAACAAGTTTAATTTgttcaaatatacaaatttcATCTCAAACATTTAGAAAAGTTCAAACAACACACAACATTGAACATAACTCAAGATGTTGTGACTACGTCACCTTAAAATCTAGATCATTTATCTTATAATtctattaaaaacataaatatttttttacttacaATACCTATCCTTAAagcaattttttcaaatctaaatgGTGAAGCTACTCAAAACTTAAGTACTACAACAAAGTAtctaaatataacaaaatttcaacatttgATAAAACAAGTTGAGATGATCACTTTTCTTAATGGACTCTACCAAGATTGAtgacaaaatcataaaaagaaaaataagagaggaaaaaaatcaataaaataaataaaaacttactttGTTTGAAAATCTGATAAagtagaaatattaattaacttcTCAGCCTATTATGAAGTGTGATCAATACGGATTAAAAATTAGAGCTCTCAAAACGAGCCACTTGGCTCGATCTTACCCGACCCATCATGgattgatcacttagtgagacAATCCAACCCAACTAACTTATCAGTGAGCTCAAGAAATTTGAGTCTGATCTGACCCATCACGGGTTGATAGGTTAAACGGattagattaattaattagaaaattacaatttttttagcCTCTCAAATTTGAATTCCCAAAACCTTGATCAATAATGGCAGAAATCTCCAATTCTCCATCAACTTCAAAACTTGTAGAAGAAAACACACAAACCCTTATTCCACAAATCGACTCCAAAACCATGCGAAACACAATACCTAAAATCAAGCGCCTCATAATCTATATCTAAGTGATAATCTCATTCACTCTAGGTCCTTTCCTCACTCTCTTTCTCACACTTTTTtcatcttcaaatattttactatttatttatctattaatttattgttattagtGTGGCTGATATCTTTGTTAAGCTTTTTGTTGATGGAGGGGATGAGGAAGGTTTGGTTCGCAGTGAGTTTATGCATGTTAGTGCCAATGGCAGGATTATTCTGTCTTTCCGTTTGCTCAATGTAGACCCTCGAGATTGGATATATGATTGGTATGGATTGTGAAGTGAAATTTTAATCAGAATAGTATCAATTGATAAATGGAATGATTGAAGTTTTTTTCTATGTTATAAATAGTTGGTGTGTGATTTGATTCATTGTGAGTAATGTGCAGTTTCTATTGTATTATTGTTtggaagtttttatttttacaaattagtttttgagatatgagttttttttatatgcaCCAATTCGGTTAATTATGGATTCAATTCGGGTCATGTCCACTTTTAATTGATACTtacatttgtatattttttaacacatGACTCAAATTCGTAGTGGACCAAGTTGATTCGTTACAtttgacaattttattaaaataaatgtttagagaaaagtgaaaaagaagaaaaagcaatgaagcaaaagagaaaaagaaaaagatgagacAAAAGAGATAACCTAATAAGACTGTAATATGGTATattcaattgaatttaaaatgtttatatcaATACGAATATATTCTTTCTATATTGTgtcattaaagtaaaataaaatgattgaattatgttgttgtcaatttatgtatttatgtatttatgtatttgaaaataaaagaaacaaaatatcattaattagGCTTTATCATCctattaatatatgattaagAATAAAAGATTTTTGTTCTAGAATGGGTATATATGTAAAACTCttaaaaaggaaattttaataaatgaaattattattctaATGCGATGGACTTCTAAAAGATGAAATGATAATGTTGGCATGTGGCTTAGATGttgaagaaatttaaattaaagatgataaaaataggTAAACCTGTGAAGTTTGACTCCACAAAAATggttaacaaatatatattttttttatgcgagtcAATCGTCAATTCGAGTCATTTAAAATCGACTCATCCGGGTTGAACATGTGGTGAGTCAGGTGACTCACCAAtccatctaattttattttattaatttgttatcttatgaaatcctaaaaaatactCTTCTCAGTCACTCACCGTGACAATATATCAAGAAAgattattttgtacttttttttattattttgaattgtcttaaattttacattattttgggagtgaaatttatttagatttgaattacagaaggtttgtaatttttttatttaaaaatattgtaattaagtgggtCAGTGAACCAActcgtttaacccaccaacccgtggtggatcagacgagttcaaatttttataagtcactaataaatgagtcggattgaattgactcactaagtgaccaacgtGTGGTAGGTCGAGTCAGGTTAGGCCGGGTGATCCTTTTTAACAATACTACTAgattttgtattcttttatttatttatttatatatatatatatatatatatatatatatatatatatattattagtctTTAACTagttcattaatattttcaattaagaTGATACTTtcatatgttaaattatttaattataattaataattaaaatttaatttataaaaattatttattacttaaattataatattagtgTATActtatatctttcaaataatataatccaaaaattttaatttttaacaaacgAGACAACCAGTCAAGAACGATTAATTAGAGAGTTAAAGTTACTAATATTCTTCGCCAAATTAATGAAAAGCTAACTCAATCAAGTCCCATAAACTTTTTCATCCCTAATTTAGATTGAATAGAAGTTTTAAAAATAGTCCATGACGGGAAAATCACTtaagaatttttcaaaagaatgaaaaaattagaaataaagagtgtagacTTTTGTGCATTTCTTAGTTAGGCCTTCTTAATCATGtttcttttcataaaatataagttcttatatttattttatgctcCAGTTCAACCACATATAATATCTAAGAATACAATTGGTATACCTAATTTCTTCTTACTTATTCAGGGTC contains these protein-coding regions:
- the LOC106763091 gene encoding HMG-Y-related protein A-like; the protein is MATEEVNKPQSLPPYPELILKALEALNEPSGSSKSAISKYIESTYGELPDSTVLGNQLNKMKDSGELVFSKNNYLKADPSAPPKRGRGRPPKPKAPVSPGTVVSPPRPRGRPPKDPNAPPKSPKPKPTPGSGRPRGRPRKIPRSPAATVAPATVSSGRPRGRPPKVKPQLREVSVDL